A single genomic interval of Cucumis sativus cultivar 9930 chromosome 5, Cucumber_9930_V3, whole genome shotgun sequence harbors:
- the LOC101217071 gene encoding 17.8 kDa class I heat shock protein: protein MSLIPSIFGGRRSNVFDPFSLNIWDPFEGLPFSNSLANVPSSARETSAFANTRIDWKETPQAHIFKADLPGIKKEEVKVEVEEGRVLQISGERSKEQEEKNEKWHRIERSSGKFMRRFRLPKNAKVEEVKANMENGVLTVTVPKLEKNPCKL from the coding sequence ATGTCTCTGATTCCAAGCATTTTCGGTGGTCGCCGGAGCAACGTCTTCGACCCCTTTTCATTGAACATTTGGGATCCATTTGAAGGCTTGCCATTTTCGAACTCATTGGCCAATGTCCCCTCTTCTGCTCGTGAAACCTCTGCTTTTGCCAACACTCGGATTGATTGGAAAGAAACCCCACAAGCCCACATCTTCAAGGCGGATCTTCCCGGAATCAAGAAGGAAGAAGTCAAAGTAGAGGTGGAAGAAGGCAGAGTTCTGCAAATCAGTGGAGAGAGGAGCAAAGAGCAGGAGGAGAAGAACGAAAAATGGCATAGGATTGAGCGGAGCAGTGGGAAGTTCATGAGGAGGTTCAGGTTGCCTAAGAATGCAAAAGTGGAGGAGGTGAAGGCCAACATGGAGAATGGAGTTCTGACTGTGACAGTTCCTAAACTGGAGAAGAACCCTTgtaaactttaa